A genomic window from bacterium includes:
- a CDS encoding D-2-hydroxyacid dehydrogenase, which translates to MTHGPVLLIVPAPIPDQVRARLAESARTAAPGIDLTVTDGADRAVARAEDAEVIAAYEVPASLAAHTRRLRWIHAFTAGVDQFMTVPGIADGGVTLTRTVGAHGAMPEHVMALILAFARRLHVSIRNQAAHRWDRGSAIGDEVAGRTLGVLGLGQIGQALASRAAAFGMRVIGTQRSPRPLPFVDRVFAPDRLLEVLHEADYVVVLLPLTAETRGLLGEPELRAMKPSAVLINVARGAIVQEPALLAALRQGWIAGAGLDALEQEPLPPEHPLYEMERAIITPHVAGVAPAYFDRVIAVFCENLRRYVEGAPLLHVVDVVRGY; encoded by the coding sequence AGGGATCGATCTCACCGTCACGGATGGTGCGGACCGCGCCGTCGCGCGCGCCGAGGACGCGGAGGTCATCGCCGCCTACGAAGTGCCCGCGTCGCTCGCCGCGCATACCCGCCGACTGCGGTGGATCCACGCGTTTACCGCCGGTGTCGATCAGTTCATGACGGTCCCCGGCATCGCGGACGGCGGCGTCACGCTCACGCGGACCGTCGGCGCCCACGGCGCCATGCCCGAACACGTCATGGCGCTGATCCTCGCATTTGCGCGCCGCCTGCACGTGAGCATCCGGAACCAGGCCGCGCACCGGTGGGACCGCGGGTCCGCGATCGGCGACGAGGTCGCCGGCCGGACGCTCGGCGTCCTCGGGCTCGGCCAGATCGGGCAGGCGCTCGCGTCGCGCGCGGCGGCGTTCGGCATGCGCGTCATCGGCACCCAGCGCTCCCCGCGACCGCTCCCCTTCGTCGACCGGGTATTCGCGCCGGACCGCCTCCTTGAGGTGCTCCACGAGGCCGACTACGTCGTCGTCTTGCTGCCGCTTACCGCGGAGACGCGGGGCTTGCTCGGCGAACCCGAGCTGCGGGCGATGAAACCGAGCGCGGTGTTGATCAACGTCGCCCGCGGCGCGATCGTGCAGGAACCGGCGCTGCTCGCGGCGCTCCGGCAGGGGTGGATTGCGGGAGCGGGGCTCGACGCGCTCGAGCAGGAGCCGTTGCCGCCCGAGCACCCCCTGTACGAGATGGAGCGCGCCATCATCACCCCGCACGTCGCCGGCGTCGCCCCGGCGTACTTCGACCGGGTGATCGCCGTCTTCTGCGAAAACCTCCGGCGGTACGTCGAGGGCGCACCGCTCCTCCACGTCGTGGACGTCGTGCGAGGCTACTGA